From one Rhodamnia argentea isolate NSW1041297 chromosome 1, ASM2092103v1, whole genome shotgun sequence genomic stretch:
- the LOC115733479 gene encoding prolyl 4-hydroxylase 2-like: MFIAPFLRSLLFLAICSILVHCPSSRAASASSIISPAKVRQVSWKPRAFVYEGFLTDLECDHLISLAKSELKRSAVADNMSGKSKLSEVRTSSGMFIPKAKVSFIHPSLFARSLF; the protein is encoded by the exons ATGTTCATAGCTCCGTTCTTACGATCCCTCTTGTTTCTTGCGATCTGCTCGATCCTCGTTCACTGTCCGAGCTCGCGCGCAGCTTCTGCCAGCTCCATCATCTCCCCTGCGAAGGTCAGGCAAGTCTCATGGAAACCCAG AGCTTTCGTGTACGAAGGGTTCCTGACGGACTTGGAATGCGACCACTTGATCTCTCTG GCGAAATCAGAGTTAAAGAGATCTGCAGTGGCGGATAATATGTCGGGAAAGAGCAAGCTCAGCGAAGTTCGGACCAGCTCAGGGATGTTTATTCCGAAGGCCAAAGTTAGTTTTATTCACCCTTCATTGTTTGCCAGATCTTTATTTTAG